The following is a genomic window from Adhaeribacter radiodurans.
AAGCTCCGGACCTGCAAGATAAATCTTATAAGTTTATGATGCCCAATTGCATAAGTTCGGTTAGAAAAGTAAGGATGTTCGAGCGTATACTTGAAAGAAGTGTTATATAGAAGACGGTTTATGCGATTGGGAATCCGTTAAAATACACGAGTCATTCAGCAGGAAATTATTTAGCTAAATGGCTAAATAGCGTCCTGCTGAATGACTCGACAAAAAAGATTGCTCTCCTTTACCCTAACTCTAGCCTCAAACTAATACCTAATCGCATAGCGCATTTAGTAAATATTACTTGGTACCAGTAGATAAAAAGTAAAACATACAACCTTTAACTAAACCCTAATACTCTTACGCAACTACCTTATTACTTGGCAGCAGCTTGTCTGGGAGGATTTATCATGATGTGGGCATTATGCTTACCTGGATCCATAATCCAGGGCAAGCCAGGGGCTTCCGGTTTAAGTGGCAGGCCAGTACTTTCGGAAGTAGCAAACGGAATATAAACTACCGAACGCGTATAGCCATTTTTTACTTCGCCGGTACTTTTATCAAAGTCTTCGTCGTTAGCCGAAAAAGAAAATAATGTGGTAGGATTTTTTGGCATCTTTAACTTTCCGGACTTAGCCTCTTGCTCCCGGGTATCAAAAATTTCCTGACCAGATTTACCTTCTTTTCGTAAAACGCGGCCCCTTTCCATAAAAGGTTCCAGATCTTTATGGTAACACGAGGCACTAAATCCTTTTTGCTTCGGGTCATCTCCTAAGCAAATTACCTCGTTGGTACCTTTTCTTAGTAAGGTTAGAGCACCATTGCCAGTATAGCCATATACCGCTGCACCGTCGCGTTTATCCGCCGGAGCCGCCAATAAGGCTGCTTTAATCTGGATTTCGGGCGTAGGAACCGTAGTTTGAGCAAAACCGGCAAAAATGGGCGAAGCAGAAAGTAAAAACGCGAATAACTTTTTCATAGATCAGTACTTTACGTTAATTTTATTTGAATTAAAATTCAGTAATCCATTTATATGCTAAGGATTTACTAAGAGCCTAAATTTAAAAGTAATATTTTATTGCTGAAAAAAGTATTGTCTGAATATTAATAATTTATACTAATTAGAAGAATGTATTAACCAGCCACCTTCCTTATGTTCTTTTTAAGAATTAACTCCAATTTTTATCTGGCTTCATATTCAGGCGTTTAGCCGCCGCAATTACATCTGATAACTCTACCGGATCGCTAAAAGGATCAGTATCCAGAGTAGTAATCCGGTTTAGTTCTTTTTGCCAGCGCCGGAGTTCCGCTATATAAGGTTCATGTGGTTGTCGCCGTAGTACGTCGCTTTCCGGAATTAAATCGCAGATGCCATTATTCAGCCATTCCCCGGTGTGCCAGTCGGGCATATCTACCGCCGGAAACAAACAAATGCCATGTAGGTCCATACCTGCATCTACTGCCGCCAGCGATTCTTCCATTACATCTTTTAGCCAGGCAGCTCGTCCTTCTTTTAAGCCGCTGGTTTCCCCAATAATCATTGGCCGTTGGTAGCGTTCCCAAACCAATCGCAATAAATCACAAAGCGGTTTAATGCGGTCATCGTCGGGGGGCAAAGCCTGGTGTGGCCCGTGTTCGCGGTATTCCATCTGCCCGAAAGAGTAATTATTGGCGCCCACAATGTCGAGTATTTCAGGAGAACCGCCTAGTTCCGGATGCTCTTTGCCATAAACTATATCCCATGCCAGGAAAGTATCCACATACGTTTCGTGATGCGCCGCAAGTTCCAGATCCGGCCGGTCGCGTGGAGCTACTACCTGCACCAAGGGGTCAATGTGTATCATCCGAGCTTCGGACTCAACTTCCCGGATAGCTTTTACTCCTGCTATGGCGGCTTTACATAAATTTAAACGTAATTTAAAACGGTCTTCTTTCGTAGTTTTGTAAGGTGCCACCCAACCCCATTCGCCTCCGCAAAAAGAGAAAAAAGTAATTTCGTTAATGGGAGTAAAAAAATATGGCCCCCGAAGTTTCGGAATAACGTACTCTGCTGCCGCCCGGCAGTAAGCGGTAAAACGCTCCACGAAAGCGTCTGAAAAAGGGTCCAGATCATCGGGGTATCCGTAATGGCACAAGTCCCAAATGGGCAAAATCTGATTTTGTTGCATAGCCTCCAGCATGGGATCAATACACGAAAAATCATATTGCCCATTAGTATCTACGAGTGGCCAGGGAATACCTTCGCGGGCAACGGCAATACCTAACGACCGGAGCAACTCATAATCTTGCTTTACAAAATGGTGATGTTGCGTTTCGTGGACCAAGTTGCGCCGTTTTTTATCTTTCCAAAGAAAGGTAGAGCACTCAAAACCGGAAATAAAAAATGTAGGAAAGATACCCGGTTTTTGTGCCATACTTTAAAGAATAAAAGTTTTTATTTATATAGATTAGTAGTACTAACGGCAATAACACTCTTAATATAAGATACTCTAATGCTAAAGTCTATCTTAATTAAATGACCAGCCAATGCAAAAGAATTAGAACTTATTAAGGCAGTAAATTATAAGTATTTCTGAAGATAACCGCTTTTATTCAGAAAACTAGTATAATCCTTAATGTTTAATATCTCTTTTACGGCTTGCTTTTTATTTGGTGTTTTATCGAAATAAGCTTTAGTAATTTGGTAACCCATCCAATAACCTAAATCATTCGGCCGTTTATCTTTACCGCTTACACTGTAGAGCCAATCGGTATCTTCAAACTGATGCATCACTTGTACAAACTCCCGGCATAATTCGTCTTGGTGGGCATTGCCATATTTATGGGCTTCAACGTTTGGGCTTTGGCCTGACACCAGTTCGGACATAAAGTCGGCACTCCCTTCCAGAATAGATTGTTCGAGCAAAGAAGTTGCGCGCTGCGGGAAAGTTTGCTGAAAATGTATAAGTTCGTGGGCTACTAAGGAGGGCAAGCCATTTAAATTTCCTTGCTTTTCGGCACCAATTATAAGTCCGTTAGCACTGGATGTGCCGCCCGAATTAAAAGCACCTATAACAAAATAAACAGGCGGGAAAGAAACAGTTGGGTACCATTCCTTTAATTTTGCGCTTGGCTGGGTTCGTTCGGAAATTTCTTTTGCTGCCCAAAGGCTGGGAATAAGAATAACAGATAAATACTAAGAAGAATAATTTTCCGAAGCATGCCCGAATTAATTAGAGTAGATAAAAGCAACTTCATGTATTCATCTGCCATTCTAACCTACTAAAAACCAGCAATTCATTCAATACTTGTTCGCCCAAATAATGCTGGTGCTTACCGTTAAAGAAATGGCTAACTTAAAATATTTGTGCATTTACTAATCTACAATAAAAACAGTAGCTCCATTTACCGAAGCAATTTTATGCGCATCTATATTATCCGCTACCGCAAAAGAATCTCCGGCCTGAATAGTAATGGTACGGTCATCTTCTAAAGTAATTTGCAGCGACCCCGCTAATACAAGCACAACATGCCCCCGGTGGCACCAATGGTTTGATTGGTAATCGGCGAGGTATTGAACCAATTGCACCCGGGCATTGCCCATACTCCAGATTTTGCTCAAGGCGCTACCACCTAAACCAGGTATTTCGGTTATTTCTATATCGTCCCAGTTAATGTGCTGAAAAGGTATATTTTCTATTTTCATAGGCTTAAATTAACGTTTCTATCTAACTCGTCAAAAATACCGGTGTGGGCAGATGTACTTTTATTCCATAATTGGCTGTGATTTAGTAAAACGCAGATGCACCAGCAAAGCCAGTATGGATAAAATAATTCCTATGGCGACAACCCCTTGCCATTGCCAACGATACCAAAGCTGACTTGCCAGAAAAGTACCGGAAGCACCGCCTAAAAAATAAGTTACCATATAAACGGTATTCAGCCGGTTTCGGGCTTCGGGCCGCAACGAAAAAATAAGCGTTTGATTAGATATATGAGTGGCTTGCACGCCTAAGTCCAGCAATATTACCCCGGCAATTAATCCAAGGTAACTACTACCGGAAACGCCAAAGATCAGGTAAGACAAAATAATTAAACCAATGCTGTAAGTAGTTACTTGCTGCGAATTGCCTTTATCACTAATACGGCCCATGAACGAAGCGCCTAAAGCCCCGAAAGCGCCCACTAAACCAAAGGCACCGGCCACATCGCTGCCCGCATTAAAGGGCGGTTCCCGTAGCAAGAAAACCAAAGTAGTCCAGAAGGCGGCAAAACTGGCAAAACACAAAGCCCCACGTACGGCAGCCATGCGCAACATGGGCTCGTCACGGATGAGCGATACAAGGGATTGCATTAAACTCTTGTAATTGCCTTTATATTCCGGATACACTTCTGGCAACAAAAAAGAAAGTAAAATCCAAAGCAACACCATTACCAAACCGGCAATAATAAACATGGCCCGCCAGCCCAAATGCGCCCCTACAAAACCACTAATAGTACGCGATAATAGAATTCCAATTAATAAGCCGCTCATTACAAAACCAACTGTTCGGCCACGCTCTTCGGGACGAGCCAGGTGAGCAGCCATGGGTATTAATAACTGAGGAGTTACCGAAGTAGCTCCAATTAAAAAGCTGGCAAACATTAAAAAAGTACTGTTCGGAGAAAAGGCTGCTAAAAGCAGGGAAGCTATAATCATCCCAAAGTTGAACATGATCAACTTTTTCCGCTTCAGCATATCGCCTAAAGGAATAATAAAAAACATACCGACAGCATACCCTATCTGGGTAAGCATGGAAATACTGCCGGCGTGGGCTTCCGTAATCCCGAAAGTTCGGGCAATTTCGTCGAGTAAGGGTTGGTTATAGTATAAATTAGCTACTACTAACCCGGTAGCAATTGCCATTACCCAAAGGTTTAGCCGGGTTAAAGCGGGCGCTGCCACGGCAGCCGTATTTTTAATCATGAGAATCAGTAATAAGTAACAAAAAAACCGAAGAGTATAAGAAACAACTTGCGCTAAGATGTTACTGCTATAGGATAAAATGGTTTACAATTATTAGAGTTTAATAGTAAGAGAAATGTTGTTTTTACTTTTCTAAAAGAGTTGGTGTTACAAAGTAAATAAAAAAACCCGCCGGTAAATTCAGCGGGTAAATAACAAATCTATAGTTTCTTAAATTTTAAAATAACTTTTCGCCGGGAGGTGTTACCCCTTTCAGGCGCAGGTAAACCGTTGTCTGACCACGGTGGTGCGTTTGGTGTTCAAAAGCTTTCTCAAAAGCTAAACCGCGGTTTACGTCCATGTTAAATAACTTTACGTTGCTGGCCATTTGCGCATCGGTAGTACTATTTAAGGCGTTAATTACAAAATCATAACTTTCCAGTACTACTTTGCTAAGTGCCGCTTTGGTTTTATAATCATCTAATTTTTCCAGGTTTTTACCTTGATAGGGATTGGCAGTACCAGAAGCGCCGGCAGCAAAGTTAAAATTCGCATTAGCTAAGTGGAGCATTTGTTCCGCAAAACTACGCATTTCCGGGGTAGGTTTAAAACTTGATCCGGCTTCGGGCATAGCATCTAAATATTCTTTGGTATAAGTTTTTGCTCGTTGCCAATCTAAAAGCATTTGGCTTTTGGCTGGCGGATTAGCTGCCAAGGAAACTTTGCTCGTAGCAAGTAAGGCTACTAAAAACAAAATGGTTAAAAGAAGAGTAGTTTTTTTCATGTAGGTAAGGGTTAAAGGTTAGGAGCGGTAGTATTTATTAATAGAACTAAAGTACTGAAAATCTCTGATTACTGGTACATAAATCAAACTTCTAAAAATTTTAATTTTAACCATAATAGTTATTCCAAAATTGTGGATTTTAGGTAACCTAAACAAGATAAAATTACTAAAAGCTTTGTCAAAATCTTTCCATATCCGGGAACAAAGGCAAATACGTATTCCGAATATCTTGCTGAGGTTGGTGAATAGTAATGGCTACGCAACGCCCTTGTTCATCAATTTCAAAAGTAATACCATCCGCTACCGCATCGTAAATTGTTACTTTTTTAGACGTGCCTGTTACTTTATAAGCGGCAGCTTTTATTGTTCCGTGATATTTTTTCTGAATAAATGACCAGTCTGAACCAACCTGAACAGAATCAACAGTTCGAAAATAAGGGGAAGTAACGCGAATTTGATTTACCCGACTGGCTTCGTCGGGAGCCCCCATATTCGTAGTAAAATAAATAGTAGTTCGGTGGCGGGTTGTATCGGTAGCATCGGCGGCCGGTTTCGATAGCCAGGTAGCTAAAGCCTTTCCCATAGCCCCATCACTAAAATCAGGTTTACCCAGGCTGGCGGTAACTTGCTCGGCTTTTTCCTGTAGTTTAGTAAGTCCAATGCTTTTCCCAGGCACAATTAATTGGCTGGTTTTTACTTCCGCAACAATTGGTTTCGCATTTTCAGAGGGGTTTATAGGGCTATTCTGTTCTGATTTTTGATGAGTAGTACCGGCTGTATTTTCTTGCTTACCCGAACAAGCATGTAAGCTTAGCCAGAAGAGTAAAGAATAAACAATTTTTACATTGCTAATTTGTCTCATCAATTTTATTAGTTTAATAAGGTTGGAGAAAACCCGTCAAAAAATATTAAATTTTTGACGGGTTTTTTCTGGATTGTCCGATGAACTTGGCTTTAAACGACAGTTTATTTATTGAATATATTTAACTGATCGTAGGCTTTAGTAAAAGTAAGAACCTGATAAAACATTATTTTACCAGCTATTTGCTATTTATACCGCTTGTAACTGCGTTTGGTTTTTTCTAAACTAAGCGGCCTATCTTTCCGTCATTTTGCGAACAATGGCCGTTACTAATTTACGGGGAGCAAAACGGGCAGAGTTGGCAGTTAACCAATTTCGGAAACCGTGAATAGCCACTGTTTTACCCGACATTAGAGCTTTGTACCCATAAGCCGCCACTTCGGCGGAACTCGGCAATTTTTTACCTTTAAATAATTTTGAACCTTCCAGAGCGGCAGCTTGCAGGAATCCGGATTCTGTAGGACCAGGACATAAAGCGGTAACGGTTACCCCGGTTCCCTGTAACTCATTGGCAATTGCTTCCGAAAAAGACAATACATACGCTTTGGTAGCAAAATACACAGCCATTAAAGGCCCTGGCTGAAAAGAAGCCGTTGAAGCAACGTTTAGAATACGACCAGAACGGCGCTTTACCATCTCGCGGGCAAAAACTTTAGTAAGATGGGTAAGACAAGTGATGTTCAGGTTAATCATTCGTTCTTCCTTAGCCCAATCCGTTTCAACAAAAAATCCGAAATCACCAAAACCAGCGTTATTTACCAAATAGTCGATGATGATATTTCTGGATTGCAGCTCAGTAAATATGGTTGGAACCGCCTGGGGATCGCTTAAATCTTGCGCGAGTGCGATAGCCTGAATGCCGTAAGTTGTTTGTAATTCTTTAGCAATCTGGTTTAACCTTGCTTCGCTCCGGGCTACCAATACTAAATTATGTTGGTGCCGGGCAAATTCTTTTGCGAGTTCGTAGCCTATGCCGCCCGATGCTCCGGTAATTAAAGCCGTTTTCATATTATTATTGGTGGTTGGTACTGTATTTAAACAAAAAGTTTCACCCTGTGTTTACCTGTGCTTTCTAAACGATAGAATTCCAATATTAAGTAAAAGATTTAGTAAATTCTCTTTGTAGCGAACTACCGGAAATATATCCAACGGATAAAAAAGTAAACAGAATAAATAATTTTGAAGGACTTTCTATTTACTAAAACTAAACTTATTCTCGCCCAAGTGCTTAATAAGCTTAAAGATCAAACTTAATACCTTGAGCCAACGGTAATTCCTGACTAAAATTAATGGTGTTGGTTTGCCGACGCATGTACACTTTCCAGGCATCTGAACCTGATTCCCTACCTCCACCCGTATCTTTCTCACCACCAAAGGCCCCGCCAATCTCGGCACCAGATGTTCCAATGTTTACGTTAGCAATGCCACAATCAGAGCCCCAAGCTGCTAAAAACGCTTCGGTCTGTTCCAGATTTGTTGAAAAAATAGCAGAAGATAAACCCTGCCGAACGTTGTTTTGAATAGAAATGGCATTTTCTACCGCACCGGAATATTTAATTAAATATAAAATAGGAGCGAAAGTTTCTTCCTGCACGGTTTTAAACGTGTTTTCGGCTTCAATTAAGGCTGGCTTTACGTAAGTACCTGTTTCAAATTCTTGTCCGGTTAAAATTTCACCACCCGTTAATAAAGTACCTCCCTCCTGCTGCACCGCTTTCATTGCCTTCTGAAAACCTTCAACGGCATCTTTGTCAATCAATGGGCCTACTAAAATAGAATCGCTTAAAGGATTGCCGATGGGTAAATTGGGGTAAATTTTCAGTAATCGTTCTTTTACTTCTTCGTAAATCGAATCGTGAATTATTAACCGCCGCGTGGAAGTGCACCGCTGACCGCAAGTACCTACTGCTCCAAAAACTACTGCTCGCAGAGCTATATCCAAGTTGGCGTGTTCGGTTAAAATAATAGCATTATTGCCCCCTAATTCTAACAAAGCGCGACCTAAACGGGCACCTACGGCGGCACCTACTTTTTTACCCATTCGAGTAGAACCGGTAGCAGATATTAAAGGCAAGCGCTCATCCGCTGCCATTAAAGCTCCTATCTCCGCATCACCAATTATTAAATTAAAAACTCCTTCGGGCAGATTGTTTTCTACTAAAACTTCTTTTAAAATATGCTGGCAAGCAATAGCCGTTAACGGGGTTTTCTCCGAGGGTTTCCATACACAAACATCTCCACACACGGCGGCCAGCATGGCATTCCAACTCCAAACGGCTACCGGAAAGTTAAAAGCCGAGATTATTCCTACAATGCCTAAAGAATGATATTGCTCGTACATGCGATGGCCCGGCCGTTCGGAGTGCATGGTAAAACCGTGTAACTGGCGCGATAGTCCCACCGCAAAATCGCAGATATCGATCATTTCCTGTACTTCGCCTAGTCCTTCCTGGTAAATCTTGCCCATTTCATACGATACCAATTTGCCCAATGGTTCTTTGTACTGGCGCAGTTTATTACCGTACTGCCGCACAACATCACCACGCTTAGGCGCGGGTACCTGTCGCCATTGCTCAAAGGCCTGCTGCGCTGCTTTTATTATTGTTTCATAATCATCAGGAGTAGCCAGGTTTACCGAAGCAATTGGCTGCCCATCTACGGGAGAGAAAATCGTTTTGGAGTTTTTATTAGCCGCACCACCCCAGGCTAAACCAGTACTATAAGCTGGGTTGTTATCCTTAATTCCCAAAGCAGTTTTAATTTCTTCTAAAATTAGTTGCTGCGGACTACCATCAATGGCTTGTTTCATAAAGTAGTAGGTTTTACATTATAAGTTATACGTTTTTCCCAGATTGTTTCCGGACAACTTATTTCAAATCAGATATTTTCTAGTTTTTTTTATAAAGTAACTGGCCGACACCAATTTACTAGATCGGATGTGAGAATTGGGTAATAGACTATTGATAATCAACTACATGCTTTCGCAAAATTCTACCATCTCATAGCTTGATACTTGTATCTTTTTACTTAACAAGTTGTAAATACGGGTAGTATTATTGTAACTGCTTTTAAAGAAGGAATTTGCTAAAAATAAAAAAGCCGCTGCTGAGTAGCAACGGCTTTTGTTATTATCTAAATTCTGATTATCTGCGGCCAATTGGGTAGAAAGCCCGGCGACCATCCGGATAAGTACCTTCAACGAGTACTCCCGATTCATCTTCGGCACCTTTTAATAAACGCTCTACATCTTGTGGTTTTTCTACTTTGCTTTTATCAATTCGAGTAATGATAAAGCCATCTACCATACCGGTACTCTTAAACTCGCTGGATTTTACGTTAGTAATTTTAGCACCGCCATCTAAGCCTAACTTCGTCATCTCAGCTTTAGATAAAGGCTCAAATTTAGCGCCGCCATAACTTACTGCTTTGGCCAACTCGCGTTTTACCAAATTAGTATCACCCATCCGGTTACGCAAAGTAACAGTGGTATTTTTGGTGTCATTGTCGCGCAGGTAAGTTACTTTAACTTTATCGCCTGGGCGGTAACGAGCCACTTGCTCCTGTACCGCCGCGCTGGTATTTACGTTTACTCCGTTAATTTGAGTAATAACATCACCTTTCTCTAAACCAGCTTCTTTAGCGGCACTGTTATCGGAGAAGTCGTTAATGTAAATACCATTCAACGTTTTAATTTTTTTATCTTCGGCTAATTTAGCATCTACTTCCCGCATAGAAATGCCCAAGAAAGCCCGCTGTACTTCGCCAAATTTTAGTAAATCATCAATTACTTTACTTACTATGGAAGAAGGAACGGCAAAAGAATAACCGGCAAAAGAACCTGTTTGAGTGGCAATAGCGGTATTAATACCTATTAAATCACCGTTTAAATTAACCAATGCTCCCCCACTGTTACCTGGGTTAACAGCCGCATCCGTCTGAATAAAAGATTCTACGCCTAAGTTATTACCACTGGCATCTACGTTTTGCACAATACCTACATTACGGCCTTTGGCACTGATAATACCGGCCGTAACAGTTGAGTTAAGATTAAGCGGATTCCCTACCGCCAAAACCCACTCGCCTACCCGAACATTATCGGAGTTACCATAACGCACAGTTGGTAATTTATCGGCATTCACTTTTAGTAAAGCTAAATCGGTACTTGGGTCAGCCCCTACTAAAGTTGCCGATAATTCGCGTTTGTCGTCTAATACTACTTTAATTTTATCGGCTTTATCAATTACGTGGTTATTCGTAATAATGTAACCGTTAGAAGCAATAATTACCCCTGAACCAGAGCCCATAGAAGGTCCCTGCCGACGGTGGTAATCCTCGAAACTATCACCAAAGAAATCCCGAAAAAATGGATCAATTTCTTTTCGACGTGAATTTTGAGCTAGTTCCGCCCCATATTCTGTCATTACGTGTACTACTGCTGGAGTTACTGCTTCAGCGGCAGTTACAAAATTTAAACCTTCTGGTACTTTTACTTCGCTATCGCGCATTAAGCTCGAGTACCGAAAATTTCGAGCAGGTTGCTCCTGAGGTGCTTGCACCACGGGCTCATCATCTTCCAGTAGCTTGTAACCACCAATTGCCATGCTTCCGCCCATAACAGCCGAAAGAACCAGGCCAAACATAAACTGTCTTGGTTTCATCACTTTAGTATTAACTATATTTTATTTTCTATTTGAATTCAATCTTAATAATTAAACTTACAACGCGCAAGTAGTAGGCTTATTGTAGTTTATTTTGTACGTAATTTTCTAAAAGAGATCAATTAAATCAATAACAATCTCAAATAAAAAAGGCGCTGATAAAGTGCGCCTTTTTTATTTGAGATTCAAATTAATTATTTAATCTGAATCTGGTGTTTTTTCACTTTCTGCTCATCTTTTGGTACGGTAACATGCAAGATACCGTTCTCAAAATGGGCATCTATTTGGGCTGGATTTACATTATCGGGTAAGAAGAAGGTTCTGCTGAAAGATCCGTATTGGGTTTCGAGCAAATGATATTTTTTATTTTGGCTTTCTTCTTCTTTATTAAACTTACGTTCGCCGGCAATAGTTAATTTACCTTCCTGAAAATCTATGGTAATGTCTTCTTTACTTAAACCAGGTAAAGACACATTAAATTCGTATTGGGTTTCGGTTTCAAAGGCATCTACATGCGGCGTAAAATCGGCCAATTGGCGACGGTTGTTTACGGTTTCGTTAAAAAAACGATCTAACATGGTACTAAAAGTTTGCGGCATTTTATCAGTTAAATAACCGTTATACTTTGTGATGGTCATCGCTTTAATCTCCTATTTTATGTTTAAAGTTTTATTTTGCTGTTGATATATCCTTTATAGTAAATTTTGTACCAAGGGCTAAAAACGAGCAAAAACAGACTTTATGACACTAAATCATAAGCAAAAACATTCCATATATGACAATAAGTCTTTTAAATTTACTAAAATGTTATGAATAAGTATCCTAAAAACCTACGAGCTATTTAATCTTGTTGCACGGGAGCTATTACTCTTGGGAAAGGCTTTTTGCCTTGGTAGAAAGTGTACCGAAACTCCACGCCCCATATAGGAGTAATACTATTCCGGTTTTCACCAAAAGTAACAGTAGTTGATTGATTACTTTCTTTGTTGGGCAGCCTGGTATAATCGGTTTGCTTCGTAAAAAATGGTGTAAATGTGAGATGTGGATTGGGCTGTAAAACAACTTCGCCCCGCAAACGCGTACGGTCAATTACTCTGGCCGAATAAGGTTTACCTGTTTTAAAATCGGTGTATAAAAACACTTCGTAACCGGCGCGTAATCGCAGGGTAAAATTTCTAATTTTGATAGGTTTATCCAGATCCACACGTGGACGCAACCGTCCTATGGATGCCGCATTTGTATATAGCAGGTAATCCACCATAACTCGCTTTATTACTTGCAAGCCAGGCAAAAAACTTAAATGCCGCAGGTATACATCCGTAAAATAAAGCTTCCGGCCAGGTTCAAAACTAAACATTTGAGAACCACCTAAGCCCCAGGTATTGGTTAATGCTTGTTCATAACCTAACCGAAACTGAATGCGCTTAAGCTGATTGTTTAGTACAAAAGAATTTAATCCTTTATAGTCGGAGTTGGTAGTATAGCGGTATTGGTGCCGGAAATAGAAAAAACTGGTAGATTTAAAAACATATTCAGCTTGCAATTCTGGCCATATCTCTGTTGCCACATGTTGTTTGTGCTGAGCATTGGCGGCTGGTAAACTCACCATCAGAAAAAACAGTAAATAATAGCCAGTACTTACCCGTTTTAGCATTGTAACATCCAACCACATTACTCTCTATTTAGTTACTTAAAAGAGAACGACAATTTCGCTAAACGGTTTGCTTTAACTATTTTGTAATTCGCTTAAAGCTAACCAGGCCATTAAACCAATACCAGTTTCCAATGCAGTTTCGTCGATATTAAAAGTAGGTGTATGCACAGATGAGGTAATACCCATTTCCTCGTTGCGGGTGCCCAAGCGGTAAAAACAAGCATCCAATTGTTGGGTATAATAAGCAAAATCTTCGGCGGCCATCCATAAATCCAAATCTACCACATTTTCTTTGCCTAAGTAATTTTCTGCTGCTACTCGCATTTTCTCCGTTAACTGAGGTGAATTTTCCAGATAAGGGTAACCGCGCCGTATCTCGAAATCACAGGAACCACCCATAGCCTCGGCTAATTGTTCCGCCATTTTTTTCATTTTCACGTGCGCCTCTGCCCGCCATTTTTCATCCAT
Proteins encoded in this region:
- a CDS encoding Hsp20/alpha crystallin family protein, producing the protein MTITKYNGYLTDKMPQTFSTMLDRFFNETVNNRRQLADFTPHVDAFETETQYEFNVSLPGLSKEDITIDFQEGKLTIAGERKFNKEEESQNKKYHLLETQYGSFSRTFFLPDNVNPAQIDAHFENGILHVTVPKDEQKVKKHQIQIK
- a CDS encoding Do family serine endopeptidase, encoding MKPRQFMFGLVLSAVMGGSMAIGGYKLLEDDEPVVQAPQEQPARNFRYSSLMRDSEVKVPEGLNFVTAAEAVTPAVVHVMTEYGAELAQNSRRKEIDPFFRDFFGDSFEDYHRRQGPSMGSGSGVIIASNGYIITNNHVIDKADKIKVVLDDKRELSATLVGADPSTDLALLKVNADKLPTVRYGNSDNVRVGEWVLAVGNPLNLNSTVTAGIISAKGRNVGIVQNVDASGNNLGVESFIQTDAAVNPGNSGGALVNLNGDLIGINTAIATQTGSFAGYSFAVPSSIVSKVIDDLLKFGEVQRAFLGISMREVDAKLAEDKKIKTLNGIYINDFSDNSAAKEAGLEKGDVITQINGVNVNTSAAVQEQVARYRPGDKVKVTYLRDNDTKNTTVTLRNRMGDTNLVKRELAKAVSYGGAKFEPLSKAEMTKLGLDGGAKITNVKSSEFKSTGMVDGFIITRIDKSKVEKPQDVERLLKGAEDESGVLVEGTYPDGRRAFYPIGRR
- a CDS encoding DUF2490 domain-containing protein produces the protein MWLDVTMLKRVSTGYYLLFFLMVSLPAANAQHKQHVATEIWPELQAEYVFKSTSFFYFRHQYRYTTNSDYKGLNSFVLNNQLKRIQFRLGYEQALTNTWGLGGSQMFSFEPGRKLYFTDVYLRHLSFLPGLQVIKRVMVDYLLYTNAASIGRLRPRVDLDKPIKIRNFTLRLRAGYEVFLYTDFKTGKPYSARVIDRTRLRGEVVLQPNPHLTFTPFFTKQTDYTRLPNKESNQSTTVTFGENRNSITPIWGVEFRYTFYQGKKPFPRVIAPVQQD